One genomic region from Diabrotica undecimpunctata isolate CICGRU chromosome 9, icDiaUnde3, whole genome shotgun sequence encodes:
- the LOC140450941 gene encoding uncharacterized protein — translation MPRQYKRREGAKKRTPVDSQKLKEVVLDVINNGTSLKGTASRYQINVMTLKRYVRRQRSENVEITYYPDYKKAQIFTNAEENMFKDYLDVASKLHHGLTTKQAKELAYEFAVRNNKKIPASWNKHKQASYDWLYGFLKRMKTLSLRSPEATSLSRATRFNRNNVSKFFINLKTVLESNGIGPEAIWSIDETGLSTVHKPKKIIACKGAKQVGKITSGERGPTVTLCGAINAIGNHIPPFLVFPRKLWQDRMIDHSPPGTTGVVYESGWITASNFVKFLEEHFQKHVKATTDNKSLIIMDNHDSHVSLEAITYAKAHGIVLLTIPPPGVRHECIWPS, via the coding sequence atGCCACGTCAATACAAAAGGAGGGAAGGAGCAAAGAAAAGAACACCAGTCGACAGCCAGAAGTTAAAAGAAGTTGTATTAGACGTTATTAATAACGGAACGTCTCTCAAGGGAACGGCAAGTCGTTATCAAATAAATGTTATGACATTAAAAAGATACGTTCGCCGACAACGATCTGAAAATGTTGAAATAACCTATTATCCTGATTACAAGAAGGCTCAAATTTTTACAAATGCAGAGGAAAATatgtttaaagattatttagaTGTTGCCAGCAAATTACACCATGGCCTTACAACCAAACAAGCAAAAGAACTAGCATACGAGTTTGCcgtaagaaataataaaaaaatacctgCTTCGTGGAATAAACATAAGCAAGCCAGTTACGACTGGTTATACGGATTTCTGAAGAGGATGAAGACCTTATCACTACGATCTCCGGAAGCAACCAGTCTTTCTAGAGCAACTAGATTCAACAGAAACAATGTAtcaaaatttttcataaatttaaAGACAGTTCTTGAAAGCAATGGAATTGGACCAGAAGCAATTTGGAGCATAGACGAAACTGGCCTTTCAACTGTCCATAAGCCAAAGAAGATTATTGCATGCAAAGGTGCAAAACAGGTTGGTAAAATTACGTCAGGGGAACGTGGACCAACAGTAACTCTTTGTGGTGCAATCAACGCAATTGGAAATCATATACCgccttttttggtttttcctcgAAAACTTTGGCAAGATCGCATGATTGATCATAGCCCACCAGGGACCACCGGCGTAGTTTATGAAAGTGGATGGATTACCGCTTCTaatttcgtcaaatttttggAGGAACATTTTCAAAAACATGTAAAGGCGACTACCGACAATAAATCTTTAATCATAATGGACAATCACGATAGCCACGTTAGTCTGGAAGCCATAACGTATGCCAAAGCACACGGAATAGTTCTTCTTACCATACCACCACCAGGCGTTAGACACGAGTGTATTTGGCCCTCTTAA